From Desulfatiglans anilini DSM 4660, one genomic window encodes:
- a CDS encoding FmdB family zinc ribbon protein has translation MPAIWALLRGVSGWRLFHCFHCKTITDSEGVPFSDESHGLGGVLKKDPVCEPIRCPWRSGPGRAERNHEEGVLAMPIYEYECTQCGRKKEVWQKISDKPLAQCESCNGRLRKLISQSTFHLKGSGWYVTDYASKSSSCTQSASTDATSSSTSGAEGTGESKPAQSCGGANDGGTAKDCSSSS, from the coding sequence ATGCCGGCTATCTGGGCTTTGCTGAGGGGAGTGTCGGGATGGCGGCTATTCCATTGTTTTCATTGCAAAACGATCACCGATTCTGAAGGCGTGCCGTTTTCTGATGAAAGCCATGGGTTGGGCGGTGTTCTGAAGAAGGACCCTGTATGCGAGCCGATCCGGTGTCCCTGGAGATCCGGCCCAGGCAGAGCTGAAAGAAATCATGAAGAGGGGGTGTTGGCTATGCCGATTTATGAATATGAATGCACCCAGTGCGGAAGAAAGAAGGAGGTCTGGCAGAAAATTTCGGATAAACCCTTGGCCCAATGCGAATCATGCAATGGACGGCTTAGAAAGTTGATCAGCCAAAGCACGTTCCATCTCAAGGGTTCTGGATGGTATGTTACCGATTATGCTAGCAAATCGAGCAGCTGTACTCAAAGCGCTTCGACGGATGCAACCAGCAGCTCCACTTCGGGCGCCGAAGGAACGGGTGAATCGAAGCCGGCGCAGTCATGTGGAGGCGCGAATGATGGAGGAACGGCCAAAGATTGCTCTTCCTCGAGTT